One Myxococcota bacterium DNA segment encodes these proteins:
- a CDS encoding glycosyltransferase family 4 protein, producing MRKRAGRKGDFEKDGWRVTSILFLVTEDYFFWSHRMPIAQAAVKAGYQVSVATHIGEVADKIRAARIDVIATKFGRDNRHLWLQWRALLEIRSILRSNKPDIFHCVGLKAVIFGMLASLGLSVRHRVCLLPGLGVVFTSDRLRFRLMKHALRSICRFLFEQKGCSVIVQNRDDFSQINKLAPKSTVHLIRGSGVDTELFKPTFEPAYPIVVSLVARMLWHKGVGEFVEAARVIKAAEFNLKFYLVGGIDLLNPAGIQREQLTAWENAGHLTWLDHQDDIGAIWRRSHIAVLPSYREGLPKSLLEAAACGKPIVAADTPGCREIVQHGVNGLLVPVKDAGALAEAILTLALDSKLRAQMGLKSRQLVTENFSKEQVAAQTLRVYHCHPGLEPGSSVVQGAGPRVDPGVTV from the coding sequence TTGCGCAAAAGAGCTGGTCGTAAAGGCGATTTTGAAAAAGATGGTTGGCGAGTGACATCGATTCTTTTTCTTGTGACAGAAGATTACTTTTTCTGGTCTCATCGGATGCCCATCGCGCAGGCAGCGGTCAAGGCAGGCTATCAGGTCAGTGTTGCCACACATATCGGTGAAGTGGCCGATAAAATTCGGGCAGCGCGCATAGATGTCATTGCGACAAAATTTGGCAGAGATAATCGTCATCTATGGCTTCAGTGGCGTGCTTTGCTTGAGATTAGGTCCATATTGCGAAGCAACAAACCAGATATTTTTCATTGCGTGGGACTAAAAGCGGTTATTTTTGGCATGTTGGCTTCGCTGGGGCTTTCTGTGCGGCATCGGGTTTGCTTGCTGCCTGGACTGGGGGTGGTTTTTACCAGCGATCGGTTACGATTTAGGCTGATGAAACATGCGCTCCGGAGCATATGTCGTTTTCTATTTGAGCAGAAAGGCTGCTCGGTCATTGTGCAAAATCGAGATGATTTCTCCCAAATAAACAAGCTGGCCCCGAAATCGACCGTTCATTTAATACGTGGTTCAGGAGTCGATACCGAACTATTTAAACCGACTTTTGAGCCAGCTTACCCGATTGTCGTATCGTTAGTGGCCAGGATGCTGTGGCATAAAGGCGTGGGGGAATTTGTTGAGGCGGCGCGCGTTATCAAGGCGGCTGAGTTTAATCTGAAGTTTTATTTGGTGGGTGGTATCGATTTGCTGAATCCAGCTGGAATTCAACGAGAGCAACTAACAGCTTGGGAAAATGCTGGGCATTTGACTTGGCTGGACCACCAAGATGACATTGGTGCGATTTGGCGGCGGTCTCATATTGCAGTGTTGCCTAGCTATCGAGAGGGTTTGCCGAAATCACTGCTTGAGGCGGCCGCTTGCGGCAAGCCTATTGTTGCGGCTGATACGCCTGGTTGTAGAGAGATTGTTCAGCATGGGGTTAATGGGTTGTTGGTGCCTGTTAAAGATGCAGGCGCTTTGGCGGAGGCGATTTTGACATTGGCGCTGGATTCTAAGCTTAGGGCGCAAATGGGTCTGAAAAGTCGGCAGCTGGTGACAGAAAATTTTTCTAAAGAGCAGGTGGCTGCGCAAACTTTGAGAGTCTATCATTGTCATCCCGGGCTTGAACCGGGATCCAGCGTTGTGCAGGGGGCTGGGCCCCGGGTCGATCCCGGGGTGACGGTGTGA
- a CDS encoding class I SAM-dependent methyltransferase, with protein MSNAELLNLHAETVAAFGDEWTKFRQFSDDCILQCAGSYFDLVNAEMLSSESVVLDVGCGSGRWAQYLSGFVKIVECIDPSTAVDVAKDALINKGIKNVRITQAGIDDMPFPDGSFDFVMCLGVLHHLPRAGEGVVRCVEKLKAGGWFLVYIYYDLENRPYVYRALFRLVTMVRKKISKLPPFFKKALCDVIASTIYYPLAKFSALMNFIGLPAKHLEMFPLSFYRDKAFWIMRNDALDRFGTPLEQRFSQNQIREMLEMAGLVNIKFSDKAPYWHAVAQKSWS; from the coding sequence ATGAGCAATGCTGAGCTGTTAAACCTGCACGCTGAAACTGTAGCTGCCTTTGGAGACGAGTGGACGAAGTTTCGGCAGTTTAGTGATGACTGCATTCTCCAGTGCGCAGGTTCGTATTTTGATTTGGTTAATGCCGAGATGCTGTCGAGCGAATCCGTGGTTTTGGATGTCGGTTGCGGTTCAGGGCGTTGGGCTCAATACCTAAGCGGTTTTGTCAAGATAGTGGAGTGTATAGACCCAAGTACGGCGGTGGATGTGGCCAAAGATGCGCTGATCAATAAAGGCATCAAAAATGTGCGCATTACACAGGCAGGTATCGATGACATGCCCTTCCCTGACGGGTCCTTTGATTTTGTGATGTGTCTCGGCGTATTGCATCATCTTCCTCGCGCAGGTGAGGGGGTTGTTAGATGTGTCGAAAAACTGAAAGCAGGTGGCTGGTTTTTGGTTTATATTTATTACGATCTCGAAAATAGACCTTATGTGTATCGCGCACTTTTTCGGTTAGTAACCATGGTTCGAAAAAAAATATCGAAATTGCCACCTTTTTTTAAAAAGGCTCTTTGCGACGTGATTGCGTCAACGATCTATTACCCATTGGCGAAATTCTCGGCCCTTATGAATTTTATAGGTTTGCCCGCCAAGCATTTAGAGATGTTTCCGCTCAGCTTCTACCGAGATAAGGCATTTTGGATTATGAGAAATGACGCCCTGGACAGGTTTGGAACGCCGCTCGAGCAGCGGTTTTCTCAAAACCAGATCCGAGAAATGCTTGAGATGGCTGGTCTGGTAAATATAAAATTCTCTGACAAGGCGCCTTATTGGCACGCGGTTGCGCAAAAGAGCTGGTCGTAA
- a CDS encoding NTP transferase domain-containing protein: MTLKVLIPAAGRGTRAGLPYPKTLFPVHGKPILARILDVVAGYDSMPTVVASAEGSEAISDYLSREGRAIDLIMQERPLGMGDAVLSFNKSSSYMAAEHILLLWGDLPFIMPGTIESLVKAHTSGCYDFTFVTKQTKCAYTRVERDAQNRVIAVRETREEGLSLYQGERDVGLFVFRKRLVMDLLREELPGKRGGSTGEHGFLYIIRHLVARGFRVEGLPIAEEIELRSLNHLSDLEMDAS; encoded by the coding sequence GTGACCTTAAAAGTCTTGATCCCGGCGGCCGGCAGAGGCACAAGAGCTGGACTTCCATATCCTAAAACGTTGTTTCCTGTGCATGGAAAGCCGATCTTGGCTCGAATATTAGATGTTGTGGCGGGATATGATTCCATGCCAACTGTAGTTGCTAGTGCTGAGGGGAGTGAGGCAATTAGTGATTATCTATCGCGTGAAGGCCGAGCCATCGATCTAATAATGCAAGAGCGCCCGTTGGGTATGGGCGATGCCGTGCTTAGCTTTAACAAGTCCAGCTCATATATGGCTGCGGAACACATTTTATTGTTATGGGGTGATTTGCCTTTCATAATGCCTGGAACGATTGAAAGTCTTGTTAAGGCGCATACATCGGGCTGCTATGATTTTACCTTTGTCACCAAACAGACAAAATGCGCATACACCCGTGTTGAGAGAGACGCACAAAATCGCGTCATCGCTGTGCGGGAGACCAGAGAGGAAGGTCTTAGCTTGTACCAGGGCGAAAGGGATGTGGGACTATTTGTCTTTCGAAAGCGGCTGGTTATGGATCTGCTACGCGAGGAATTGCCGGGCAAGCGGGGAGGTTCCACAGGGGAGCATGGCTTTCTGTATATAATTAGGCACCTAGTAGCCCGAGGCTTCCGAGTAGAGGGGCTGCCGATTGCAGAAGAAATCGAGTTGCGCTCGCTTAATCATTTGAGCGACTTGGAGATGGATGCCTCATGA
- a CDS encoding glycosyltransferase produces the protein MKVLAVVVTYNRCALLERCLNHLEKQIAYPDQLVVIDNGSTDGTAKMLAERFVNTISQPNLGSAGGWHRGIECALNEKFDAVWLMDDDGYPAPEALKILKAAMLPDRACVSSVVVREDEPSLLVFPLRAFGRLQTIEALKKRLPEGVLDAAHLFNGALVSLSAVRKTGNVTAEYFIYGEEVDFFLRLKKIGKVVSILSALHYHPDVNLRPYSKQKVYYYLKNMLIINARYYRWPALRSLVILVMLLFRIANRNGIRTVVAYRTSIFRAVARGFQGKLGHDFR, from the coding sequence ATGAAGGTCCTTGCTGTTGTGGTGACCTATAACAGGTGTGCCTTGCTCGAGCGTTGTCTAAACCATTTGGAAAAACAAATTGCCTATCCCGACCAATTAGTAGTCATTGATAACGGCAGTACAGATGGGACTGCTAAAATGCTGGCGGAGCGGTTCGTGAACACCATTTCTCAGCCTAATTTAGGATCTGCTGGTGGTTGGCACCGGGGAATCGAGTGTGCTTTGAACGAGAAGTTTGATGCGGTTTGGTTGATGGACGATGATGGCTATCCGGCTCCAGAGGCTTTGAAAATTTTGAAGGCCGCAATGTTGCCAGATCGGGCTTGTGTTTCGTCCGTAGTTGTTCGGGAGGATGAGCCATCACTTCTTGTGTTTCCTTTACGGGCCTTTGGGCGGCTTCAAACCATTGAAGCACTTAAGAAGCGGTTGCCGGAAGGCGTTTTGGATGCAGCTCACCTATTTAACGGTGCATTGGTGAGTCTTTCGGCAGTGAGAAAAACAGGCAATGTTACAGCTGAATATTTTATTTATGGCGAGGAAGTAGACTTCTTCTTGCGCCTGAAAAAAATTGGTAAGGTTGTTTCGATTTTAAGCGCATTACATTATCATCCGGACGTTAATTTAAGGCCATACAGCAAACAAAAAGTTTATTACTATTTGAAAAATATGCTCATTATCAATGCGCGTTATTATCGTTGGCCCGCGCTTCGTTCTTTGGTGATTCTGGTGATGCTTCTGTTTCGAATCGCTAATCGCAATGGCATTCGAACGGTCGTCGCTTACAGAACTAGTATTTTTCGTGCCGTTGCCCGCGGCTTTCAAGGCAAGCTGGGGCACGACTTCCGGTGA
- a CDS encoding HAD-IA family hydrolase, protein MKKKILIFDVDGTLAPTSSFHVRAFAQTLQPFGVTVDYGLIAGLDTKHAMEKLLAGASIDLSHSELASLISQKQSIARQLIAAELEPVPEIDFFLKKQKNLLPMALVSSGSRVTVQVTLEKLGYAQWFAPQVCAEDVHMGKPHPEGFLKVLEVTGFQASQALIFEDSSVGFEAAKAAGIDCINMNLDWQKQFMAFIV, encoded by the coding sequence ATGAAGAAAAAAATTCTGATTTTTGATGTTGATGGCACCCTTGCGCCCACTTCGTCCTTTCATGTGCGTGCTTTTGCTCAAACCCTGCAGCCATTTGGGGTCACTGTGGACTATGGGTTGATTGCCGGACTAGATACGAAACATGCTATGGAAAAGTTGCTTGCTGGCGCCTCGATCGATTTATCGCATAGCGAGCTCGCTAGTTTGATTAGCCAAAAGCAGAGCATCGCACGCCAATTGATCGCTGCTGAGTTAGAGCCAGTGCCTGAAATCGATTTCTTTCTAAAGAAGCAAAAAAATCTTTTGCCGATGGCTCTGGTCAGTTCGGGATCCCGCGTAACCGTGCAGGTCACATTAGAAAAACTTGGCTATGCGCAATGGTTTGCACCGCAGGTTTGCGCAGAGGATGTGCATATGGGTAAACCTCATCCTGAAGGATTTTTAAAAGTATTGGAGGTGACTGGATTTCAAGCGTCGCAGGCGCTCATATTTGAAGACTCCTCCGTAGGCTTTGAGGCAGCAAAAGCTGCTGGCATAGATTGCATCAATATGAATTTGGATTGGCAAAAGCAATTCATGGCTTTTATAGTATGA
- a CDS encoding 2-phospho-L-lactate transferase CofD family protein yields the protein MLNVVVFNGGRGASTLIKELLVRPGVSLTSIVNAYDDGKSTGEIRRFFNMLGPSDIRKVQELMLPMNDVDYALNLDLFQYRFRSGATRSEALDYLKKFELDDMPFRSRLIRTALRRFVKEFTQSLELTEKVGGQTFNFSDCSVMNCIYAGAYIASGRDFHRTIKSFENLFGLRGRVLLVNSENRILVALRENGDVLYDEASIVETSSQAPIERIYLLETGLKPGCLDSLSINEKRLYLSGVHAGVGSHSATLEAIEGADVIVYAAGTPHSSLYPTYMSAGLAERIAANTNALKVLVTNIKRDNDTSGYNASHYVESAYRYLSINGDRANFDLLVDAALVNFPNENGVNYVSCDSPEMLKFSITRIVGEFEHAENLGAHDGAKIVERIFELYEEKNSDF from the coding sequence ATGCTGAATGTTGTCGTTTTTAATGGCGGAAGAGGTGCCTCAACACTTATCAAGGAGTTGCTTGTTCGCCCGGGCGTGTCGTTGACGTCGATCGTCAATGCTTACGATGATGGCAAATCAACGGGTGAGATTAGGCGTTTTTTTAATATGCTCGGCCCTTCTGACATCCGAAAAGTGCAAGAGCTGATGCTGCCCATGAATGATGTAGACTACGCGCTTAATTTGGATTTGTTTCAATATCGGTTTCGGAGCGGCGCTACGCGTTCGGAAGCATTGGACTATCTGAAAAAATTTGAACTAGATGATATGCCTTTTCGTAGCCGTTTGATTCGAACTGCCTTAAGGCGCTTTGTAAAGGAATTTACCCAAAGCTTAGAGCTTACTGAGAAGGTTGGAGGGCAGACTTTTAATTTCTCTGATTGCTCGGTAATGAACTGTATATATGCTGGCGCCTATATTGCTTCGGGGCGAGATTTTCACCGAACGATTAAGTCCTTCGAAAATCTATTTGGGCTGCGCGGACGAGTTCTTCTGGTGAATTCGGAAAATAGAATCCTCGTGGCTCTAAGGGAAAATGGCGATGTCTTATATGACGAAGCATCTATTGTTGAAACGAGCTCGCAGGCGCCTATAGAACGTATTTATTTGTTAGAGACCGGACTTAAGCCGGGTTGCTTAGATAGTCTGTCAATCAACGAAAAACGTCTATATTTGTCTGGCGTTCATGCGGGAGTCGGCAGTCACTCTGCTACCCTGGAAGCTATCGAGGGCGCCGATGTAATTGTCTATGCAGCGGGCACCCCGCATTCGTCGCTCTATCCTACCTATATGTCCGCTGGCTTGGCCGAGCGAATTGCAGCGAATACCAATGCTTTAAAAGTTCTCGTTACCAATATTAAGCGGGATAACGATACAAGTGGATACAACGCCTCGCATTATGTTGAAAGTGCTTATCGCTATCTATCGATCAATGGCGATAGAGCCAATTTTGATCTTTTAGTTGATGCTGCGTTGGTTAATTTTCCCAATGAAAATGGTGTGAATTATGTTTCTTGCGATAGCCCAGAGATGTTGAAGTTTAGTATCACCCGCATTGTCGGTGAATTTGAGCATGCGGAAAATTTAGGTGCCCACGATGGCGCCAAGATCGTTGAGCGTATTTTTGAGCTGTATGAAGAAAAAAATTCTGATTTTTGA
- a CDS encoding glycosyltransferase: MTSRVLYITQNGIADHIGRSQIAPYLIGLARSGQKIHILSAEKALNRGLIESYETIFKQADIEWTRVAYRNSLRVVHPILTQLCLFWAAVRIVRRNAIAWVHCRSHPAALIGFLIKFLCRKPYVFDFRDFYVDCGREQFSGIRGLIYLGLARLEEPMLKQATCVVCLTERAKSILESKGVKNLFVIPCCADFEHFDIQRVSQTELIRARQNIDLSEDDFVMLYLGSLGFDYLLTEMLMLFKQLCMIKDDAKLLFVSNNGEQLVRAALPQYDIADSDVRFVMATREQIPAFMAMARLSVVFIRPTLSKAGCSPTKLAELFAANIPVIANAGVGDLDRIIDLDSNGSTLVANFSNHSLKTAILRVLELQSITPVNIRENMREFDLEEGIRRYLRVYRQMDAVSC, from the coding sequence ATGACGAGTAGAGTTTTGTACATCACGCAAAACGGTATTGCCGATCACATTGGTCGCTCGCAAATTGCTCCCTATCTAATTGGCCTTGCACGGTCAGGTCAAAAAATTCATATCTTAAGCGCTGAAAAAGCTCTTAATCGCGGCCTGATAGAAAGTTACGAAACAATTTTTAAACAAGCTGACATTGAATGGACACGAGTGGCATACCGAAACTCACTGCGCGTTGTCCATCCGATTTTGACCCAGCTTTGTCTGTTTTGGGCGGCCGTTCGGATTGTACGACGAAATGCTATTGCATGGGTTCACTGTCGAAGCCATCCAGCCGCCTTAATCGGATTTTTGATCAAATTCCTATGCCGAAAGCCATATGTTTTTGATTTTCGCGATTTTTACGTAGATTGCGGCAGAGAGCAATTTTCCGGTATTCGTGGTCTGATTTATCTGGGACTTGCGCGACTGGAAGAACCGATGTTGAAACAGGCAACCTGTGTGGTGTGTTTGACTGAACGCGCAAAGTCAATCTTGGAATCAAAAGGCGTAAAAAACCTATTCGTTATCCCTTGTTGCGCTGATTTTGAGCATTTTGATATACAGCGCGTGTCACAGACAGAATTGATTAGAGCTAGACAAAATATCGACCTATCTGAAGATGATTTTGTGATGTTGTATTTGGGGAGTTTGGGTTTTGACTATCTGCTCACTGAAATGCTGATGTTGTTTAAGCAACTTTGCATGATAAAAGATGACGCCAAGCTCTTATTTGTGTCTAACAATGGCGAACAACTGGTGCGCGCCGCTTTGCCTCAATATGATATTGCCGATAGCGATGTTCGCTTTGTGATGGCGACGCGAGAGCAAATACCTGCTTTCATGGCTATGGCTCGCCTGTCTGTCGTTTTTATACGACCAACCCTTTCAAAGGCTGGTTGTTCGCCTACCAAATTGGCAGAGCTATTTGCCGCCAATATTCCTGTGATCGCGAATGCGGGAGTTGGAGATTTAGACCGCATTATCGATCTGGATAGCAATGGTTCTACCCTCGTTGCAAACTTTTCGAATCATTCCTTGAAGACGGCGATTTTGCGCGTTTTAGAGCTTCAGAGTATAACACCGGTAAATATTCGCGAGAATATGCGCGAGTTTGATTTGGAAGAGGGGATAAGGCGGTATTTGCGCGTTTATAGGCAGATGGACGCGGTATCATGCTGA
- a CDS encoding acyltransferase family protein yields the protein MDLNDVGALASEKMRGLERRKDIDGLRAIAILSIVAYHFFPSVKGGFIGVDIFFVISGFLITGVILRDLEAGTFSYKNFYARRIKRIFPALILVLGTALLCGYIFLIPAEFFELSRYLLGGSSFSANLIQWQEAGYFDMDARMKPLHHLWSLAIEEQFYILWPLLLVLGCQKRKLCGWIVLILACLSFGSNLLLVSAHPITTFYLLPFRAFELMIGAMLVLFPFSFLSNILSLLGVATIAAGLMLIDNTKPFPGWWALLPCLGTALVISAGEKAWLNRNILSAPFMVCIGLISYPLYLWHWPIYSFSFLYEDGQPSHAIRFLLVALSFALAILTYIFLERPLKSFPNLYSFPLSGAMAAMLCLSFLPRYLSVNSKNLIQRRNYDSCKTLMDYSDEQGFRKYSNRNTAQGILYLGDSHMHQYCPRIAQISTNHKIVFAVAWGCLLAKDIKRKISATWDRDSFMRCQALNSQLPAFAQDSSFKTVVVAGFWNRYFSTEISEYYKEQNGISRPFNRDSLDIMLSELFTTLVEIQRTKKVILVLDHPPRRQDKDINAARQFSIKTKMIALAHRYHISVIDPTEHLCPNGKCQLADKDSSQIYRDNNHLDSIYVQKHATFMDHTVQ from the coding sequence ATGGATCTTAATGACGTTGGAGCTTTGGCTTCTGAGAAAATGAGAGGCCTTGAACGCAGAAAGGATATAGATGGCTTACGTGCCATCGCTATCTTGTCGATTGTAGCCTACCATTTTTTTCCAAGCGTGAAGGGTGGGTTTATTGGCGTCGATATTTTTTTTGTGATCTCGGGCTTTCTAATAACGGGTGTCATCCTTAGGGACCTGGAAGCTGGTACGTTCTCCTATAAGAATTTCTATGCAAGACGTATAAAAAGAATCTTTCCTGCCTTAATCTTGGTTCTCGGTACTGCCCTTTTGTGCGGGTATATCTTTCTAATTCCAGCAGAGTTTTTTGAGCTAAGCCGGTACCTACTAGGTGGGAGCAGCTTTTCCGCCAATTTGATTCAGTGGCAAGAGGCGGGTTATTTCGATATGGATGCCAGAATGAAGCCTCTGCACCATCTTTGGTCGTTGGCAATCGAAGAGCAGTTCTATATTCTGTGGCCCCTTCTACTTGTATTGGGTTGTCAAAAACGAAAACTTTGCGGGTGGATTGTTTTGATACTGGCCTGCCTTTCATTTGGATCAAATTTATTGTTGGTGTCTGCTCATCCAATAACCACCTTTTACTTGCTACCGTTTAGAGCGTTCGAGTTGATGATTGGCGCGATGTTAGTCCTATTTCCATTCTCTTTTCTTTCTAATATTCTGTCGTTGTTGGGCGTTGCCACTATAGCCGCCGGGCTTATGCTTATTGACAATACCAAACCTTTTCCAGGCTGGTGGGCGCTGCTGCCTTGTTTAGGTACCGCTTTGGTCATTTCGGCTGGGGAAAAAGCGTGGCTAAATCGGAACATACTGAGTGCTCCATTCATGGTGTGTATTGGACTTATCAGTTATCCCCTTTATTTATGGCATTGGCCCATCTATTCGTTCAGCTTTCTCTATGAGGACGGGCAACCATCGCATGCAATTCGCTTCCTATTAGTGGCCTTAAGCTTTGCTCTAGCCATTTTGACCTATATATTTCTAGAGCGGCCATTAAAATCATTTCCGAATCTATATTCATTTCCGCTTTCAGGTGCGATGGCCGCTATGCTTTGTTTAAGCTTCTTGCCGAGATATTTATCGGTGAACTCAAAAAACCTTATCCAGCGCAGAAACTATGACTCTTGTAAAACATTAATGGATTACTCCGACGAGCAGGGATTCAGAAAGTATTCAAATAGAAATACTGCGCAGGGTATTTTATACCTGGGCGATTCCCACATGCATCAGTACTGCCCCCGGATCGCTCAGATTAGCACGAACCATAAGATAGTGTTTGCTGTTGCTTGGGGCTGTCTTCTCGCAAAAGACATCAAACGCAAAATATCGGCGACCTGGGATAGAGATTCATTTATGCGATGCCAAGCCCTTAATAGCCAACTCCCTGCCTTCGCTCAAGATTCGAGTTTTAAAACGGTTGTTGTCGCAGGATTTTGGAACCGCTATTTTTCGACTGAAATCAGTGAATACTACAAAGAACAAAATGGAATTTCGCGGCCGTTCAATAGAGATAGCCTAGATATAATGCTGAGTGAACTATTTACTACCTTGGTAGAAATTCAACGAACTAAAAAAGTTATTCTTGTATTAGACCATCCACCAAGACGCCAAGACAAGGATATCAATGCTGCCCGGCAGTTTAGTATTAAAACAAAAATGATTGCTCTAGCTCATCGTTATCATATTTCTGTCATTGATCCGACAGAACACCTATGCCCCAATGGAAAATGTCAATTGGCAGATAAAGATAGCTCACAAATCTACCGTGATAACAATCACCTTGATAGTATTTATGTTCAAAAACACGCTACCTTTATGGATCACACTGTTCAGTAG
- a CDS encoding asparagine synthase-related protein, translated as PFGEAKPTSPDIRKLVEQAVASRMEADVPMGAFLSGGIDSSIVVGVMSKLKKEPVKTFSLGFADAPNYDETAYARLASAAFKTQHTEIKLGSNCWQHVEKLVTLYDGPVGDYSALPTYIVSGLAREQVSVALTGDGGDEIFCGYPRFIAGEWSESIPSSLLKIGLLLGGSPGPGKRTFIAQMRRFLSVASLPLAERMAAWSSYQTPQGEPLAWVKGMFESTEGLHPLARILSHNFESYLPEDLLVKADRCSMAHGLELRSPFLDTKLIEGATQLAPRALRRGRDTKIALKKAFEDILPAQILRRGKMGFGMPLGLWFRTDWASSLVELIGARQAKIYDYMDFNFGQKLLTSHLKGAQDNASLLWILMTLELWLLRK; from the coding sequence ACCTTTTGGTGAAGCGAAACCTACCAGCCCGGATATCCGGAAGTTAGTTGAACAAGCGGTCGCCTCGCGGATGGAAGCAGATGTGCCGATGGGTGCGTTTTTATCCGGCGGCATTGACTCGAGCATCGTTGTGGGGGTGATGAGCAAGCTCAAAAAAGAGCCGGTGAAAACATTTTCTTTAGGATTTGCTGATGCGCCCAACTATGACGAAACCGCCTATGCGCGTCTAGCATCTGCTGCATTTAAAACTCAGCACACAGAGATTAAGCTTGGCTCCAATTGCTGGCAGCATGTGGAAAAACTGGTGACGCTTTATGACGGACCAGTAGGGGATTATTCAGCGCTGCCAACTTATATTGTGAGCGGCTTAGCGAGAGAGCAGGTCTCAGTCGCTCTTACGGGTGATGGGGGTGATGAGATTTTCTGTGGCTATCCCAGATTTATTGCTGGGGAATGGTCAGAATCTATCCCCAGTAGCTTGCTGAAGATTGGGCTTTTATTGGGAGGTAGTCCTGGGCCTGGTAAGCGGACATTTATAGCACAGATGCGACGATTTTTAAGCGTTGCTTCTCTGCCGCTTGCGGAACGAATGGCCGCGTGGAGTTCTTATCAAACTCCGCAAGGTGAACCGTTGGCCTGGGTCAAAGGTATGTTTGAATCAACGGAAGGACTGCATCCACTGGCCCGAATCCTGTCTCATAATTTTGAAAGCTATCTACCTGAAGATCTATTGGTCAAAGCTGACCGGTGCTCGATGGCTCATGGGCTTGAACTGCGCTCACCTTTTTTAGATACCAAACTCATTGAAGGTGCTACTCAGCTTGCCCCTCGAGCGTTACGCAGGGGTCGAGATACCAAAATAGCTCTCAAGAAGGCGTTCGAAGACATATTGCCTGCGCAAATCTTACGGCGTGGAAAGATGGGTTTCGGTATGCCTCTTGGGTTATGGTTTCGAACGGATTGGGCGAGCAGCCTCGTAGAGCTTATCGGTGCCAGGCAGGCGAAGATCTATGATTATATGGACTTTAATTTTGGTCAAAAACTTTTGACGAGTCATCTCAAGGGCGCTCAGGATAACGCTAGTTTGCTATGGATCTTAATGACGTTGGAGCTTTGGCTTCTGAGAAAATGA
- a CDS encoding glycosyltransferase family 4 protein, translated as MADGQKKHITLIVSNVSDIRQFDWVTDPILAEDYRFSFVLLNVQAGAFEREVQMLGLSLLSIRYRGKRDLLNAIASMTRFFVQAKPDIVHAHLLDASLAGLIAACLVRVRHRIYTRHHSNLHYESHCHGILYDRLVNWMATRVVATCANGRRFLVNSEGLSSKKITTLPFGINANDYQQIAPSRIRRLSAYYQIDSLWPVVGMVSRYEKYKGIEYVVGAFKKLLNIYPNACLVIANAKGRDSESIKKNLKTLPALSYREIDFESDMYALYQLFDVFAHVPVDPVCEAFGQVYIESLLAGIPAIFTMSGIAPEFVKHGKNALVVPFCDSDAIFNSLCRILQDSALANRLKTQGQEDVARQFSKVSMIQNLKQLYQTC; from the coding sequence ATGGCAGACGGCCAGAAAAAGCATATCACTTTAATTGTCTCGAATGTTTCAGATATTCGCCAGTTTGATTGGGTAACGGATCCGATATTGGCTGAAGACTATCGCTTTTCGTTTGTTTTGCTCAATGTGCAAGCAGGTGCATTCGAGCGCGAAGTGCAGATGTTAGGCTTGTCATTATTGTCGATTAGGTACAGAGGAAAACGCGATTTATTAAATGCCATTGCTTCAATGACGCGATTTTTTGTGCAGGCTAAGCCAGATATTGTGCATGCGCACCTTCTCGACGCTAGTTTGGCTGGATTGATTGCCGCATGCTTGGTGCGTGTCCGTCATAGAATATATACGAGACATCACTCAAATCTGCATTATGAGTCCCATTGCCATGGCATTCTTTATGACCGCCTAGTCAATTGGATGGCGACTCGCGTGGTTGCTACTTGCGCTAACGGTAGGCGATTTTTGGTCAACTCAGAGGGGTTATCTTCGAAGAAGATTACTACTCTTCCATTTGGAATTAACGCGAACGACTATCAGCAGATTGCCCCTAGCCGAATACGGCGGCTATCTGCTTACTATCAAATTGATTCGCTGTGGCCTGTAGTTGGCATGGTTTCTCGATATGAGAAATATAAAGGCATTGAGTATGTGGTAGGAGCCTTTAAGAAATTACTAAACATTTATCCAAATGCATGTCTGGTCATTGCCAATGCAAAGGGACGTGATTCAGAAAGTATTAAAAAGAATTTGAAGACTTTGCCAGCCCTAAGTTATCGCGAAATTGATTTTGAAAGCGATATGTATGCGTTGTATCAATTATTCGATGTTTTTGCCCACGTTCCCGTCGATCCCGTTTGCGAGGCTTTTGGTCAGGTATATATTGAATCTTTGTTGGCAGGCATCCCCGCAATATTTACGATGTCAGGGATAGCGCCTGAATTTGTGAAGCACGGTAAAAACGCCCTGGTGGTGCCTTTTTGTGATTCGGACGCTATTTTCAACTCTCTCTGTCGGATCTTGCAGGATTCGGCATTGGCAAATCGATTGAAAACTCAAGGTCAAGAGGATGTTGCGAGGCAATTTTCTAAAGTGAGCATGATTCAAAATCTAAAGCAGCTTTACCAAACTTGTTGA